One Misgurnus anguillicaudatus chromosome 20, ASM2758022v2, whole genome shotgun sequence DNA segment encodes these proteins:
- the smap2 gene encoding stromal membrane-associated protein 2 isoform X1, whose translation MTGKSVKDIDRYQTVLTSLLALEENKFCADCHAKGPRWASWNLGIFICIRCAGIHRNLGVHISRVKSVNLDQWTHEQILSVQEMGNAKARRLYEAFLPECFQRPETDQAAENFIRDKYDRKKYMDKCIDIQSFRKEKSETVTKEAPVVFEKMKLKKDESQQFKNTPKKQSQSVNDLLGLDAPAPRTTVTNGKPSADLSPALDLFSSLPAAATSSNSSKSTPSSGSMPTGRVAASVPDNLSLFLDPSTKSEDSGKKMSKDSILSLYSSATPQTNMAAHAGMYMGATQMAYVPAAGYGQYQALGAQQGMMGPVIAPQMNVLGQTGVMPQTGVAPAPPYMAGVQGGVMGMQNCMMGGMPAVPQQPYGIQQAQQLQWNISQVTQHMAGVNLYGANNVSYGQPMSGASAPASNQMLGSHVWK comes from the exons ATGACGGGTAAATCTGTTAAAGACATTGACCGCTATCAGACTGTTCTCACATCCCTGCTCGCGCTAGAGGAAAACAAGTTTTGCGCTGATTGTCACGCTAAAG GTCCCAGGTGGGCATCTTGGAATCTTGGCATCTTCATCTGTATCCGCTGCGCAGGAATCCATCGGAATCTTGGCGTTCACATATCACGAGTTAAATCTGTAAACCTGGACCAGTGGACTCATGAACAGATActg TCTGTACAGGAGATGGGGAACGCCAAAGCTCGGCGGCTATATGAGGCTTTTTTACCAGAGTGCTTTCAGCGTCCAGAGACAGACCA AGCTGCTGAGAATTTTATACGGGACAAATATGATAGAAAGAAATATATGGATAAATGCATTGATATTCAGTCCTTTAGG AAAGAGAAAAGTGAGACTGTGACAAAAGAGGCTCCTGTTGTTTTTGAAAAGATGAAGCTG AAAAAAGATGAGTCGCAACAATTTAAAAACACTCCAAAGAAACAGTCACAGTCTGTCAATGACCTGTTAGGTCTAG ATGCCCCTGCTCCTCGAACTACTGTGACCAATGGGAAGCCAAGCGCTGACCTTAGCCCCGCCCTCGACCTCTTCAGCTCTCTGCCTGCTGCTGCCACCAGTTCAAACTCATCCAAGAGCACG CCCAGCTCAGGGTCCATGCCCACTGGACGGGTAGCAGCATCAGTCCCTGATAACCTCAGCCTGTTCCTTGACCCATCTACCAAAAGCGAGGACAGCGGAAAGAAGATGTCCAAAGACTCAATCCTGTCCCTGTACAGTAGTGCAACTccacaaacaaacatggctGCTCATG CTGGCATGTACATGGGTGCAACCCAGATGGCCTACGTTCCTGCTGCGGGTTATGGCCAATACCAGGCCCTAGGTGCCCAGCAGGGTATGATGGGACCTGTGATTGCTCCACAGATGAATGTACTGGGACAAACAGGTGTCATGCCGCAAACAGGAGTGGCGCCAGCTCCTCCCTACATGGCAGGGGTGCAGGGGGGCGTGATGGGAATGCAGAACTGTATGATGGGAGGCATGCCGGCAGTTCCTCAGCAGCCATATGGAATACAGCAGGCTCAACAGCTGCAGTGGAATATCAGCCAG GTGACTCAACACATGGCAGGAGTGAATCTCTACGGTGCCAATAACGTGAGTTACGGGCAGCCCATGAGCGGGGCATCCGCTCCTGCTTCAAATCAAATGCTCGGGTCACATGTATGGaagtga
- the smap2 gene encoding stromal membrane-associated protein 2 isoform X3, producing MCRCCAGPRWASWNLGIFICIRCAGIHRNLGVHISRVKSVNLDQWTHEQILSVQEMGNAKARRLYEAFLPECFQRPETDQAAENFIRDKYDRKKYMDKCIDIQSFRKEKSETVTKEAPVVFEKMKLKKDESQQFKNTPKKQSQSVNDLLGLDAPAPRTTVTNGKPSADLSPALDLFSSLPAAATSSNSSKSTPSSGSMPTGRVAASVPDNLSLFLDPSTKSEDSGKKMSKDSILSLYSSATPQTNMAAHAGMYMGATQMAYVPAAGYGQYQALGAQQGMMGPVIAPQMNVLGQTGVMPQTGVAPAPPYMAGVQGGVMGMQNCMMGGMPAVPQQPYGIQQAQQLQWNISQVTQHMAGVNLYGANNVSYGQPMSGASAPASNQMLGSHVWK from the exons ATGTGCAGGTGCTGTGCAG GTCCCAGGTGGGCATCTTGGAATCTTGGCATCTTCATCTGTATCCGCTGCGCAGGAATCCATCGGAATCTTGGCGTTCACATATCACGAGTTAAATCTGTAAACCTGGACCAGTGGACTCATGAACAGATActg TCTGTACAGGAGATGGGGAACGCCAAAGCTCGGCGGCTATATGAGGCTTTTTTACCAGAGTGCTTTCAGCGTCCAGAGACAGACCA AGCTGCTGAGAATTTTATACGGGACAAATATGATAGAAAGAAATATATGGATAAATGCATTGATATTCAGTCCTTTAGG AAAGAGAAAAGTGAGACTGTGACAAAAGAGGCTCCTGTTGTTTTTGAAAAGATGAAGCTG AAAAAAGATGAGTCGCAACAATTTAAAAACACTCCAAAGAAACAGTCACAGTCTGTCAATGACCTGTTAGGTCTAG ATGCCCCTGCTCCTCGAACTACTGTGACCAATGGGAAGCCAAGCGCTGACCTTAGCCCCGCCCTCGACCTCTTCAGCTCTCTGCCTGCTGCTGCCACCAGTTCAAACTCATCCAAGAGCACG CCCAGCTCAGGGTCCATGCCCACTGGACGGGTAGCAGCATCAGTCCCTGATAACCTCAGCCTGTTCCTTGACCCATCTACCAAAAGCGAGGACAGCGGAAAGAAGATGTCCAAAGACTCAATCCTGTCCCTGTACAGTAGTGCAACTccacaaacaaacatggctGCTCATG CTGGCATGTACATGGGTGCAACCCAGATGGCCTACGTTCCTGCTGCGGGTTATGGCCAATACCAGGCCCTAGGTGCCCAGCAGGGTATGATGGGACCTGTGATTGCTCCACAGATGAATGTACTGGGACAAACAGGTGTCATGCCGCAAACAGGAGTGGCGCCAGCTCCTCCCTACATGGCAGGGGTGCAGGGGGGCGTGATGGGAATGCAGAACTGTATGATGGGAGGCATGCCGGCAGTTCCTCAGCAGCCATATGGAATACAGCAGGCTCAACAGCTGCAGTGGAATATCAGCCAG GTGACTCAACACATGGCAGGAGTGAATCTCTACGGTGCCAATAACGTGAGTTACGGGCAGCCCATGAGCGGGGCATCCGCTCCTGCTTCAAATCAAATGCTCGGGTCACATGTATGGaagtga
- the smap2 gene encoding stromal membrane-associated protein 2 isoform X2 codes for MFWFSPWLFYCLLLDTFNILGPRWASWNLGIFICIRCAGIHRNLGVHISRVKSVNLDQWTHEQILSVQEMGNAKARRLYEAFLPECFQRPETDQAAENFIRDKYDRKKYMDKCIDIQSFRKEKSETVTKEAPVVFEKMKLKKDESQQFKNTPKKQSQSVNDLLGLDAPAPRTTVTNGKPSADLSPALDLFSSLPAAATSSNSSKSTPSSGSMPTGRVAASVPDNLSLFLDPSTKSEDSGKKMSKDSILSLYSSATPQTNMAAHAGMYMGATQMAYVPAAGYGQYQALGAQQGMMGPVIAPQMNVLGQTGVMPQTGVAPAPPYMAGVQGGVMGMQNCMMGGMPAVPQQPYGIQQAQQLQWNISQVTQHMAGVNLYGANNVSYGQPMSGASAPASNQMLGSHVWK; via the exons ATGTTTTGGTTCTCTCCGTGGCTTTTTTATTGTCTCTTGTTGgatacatttaacattttgg GTCCCAGGTGGGCATCTTGGAATCTTGGCATCTTCATCTGTATCCGCTGCGCAGGAATCCATCGGAATCTTGGCGTTCACATATCACGAGTTAAATCTGTAAACCTGGACCAGTGGACTCATGAACAGATActg TCTGTACAGGAGATGGGGAACGCCAAAGCTCGGCGGCTATATGAGGCTTTTTTACCAGAGTGCTTTCAGCGTCCAGAGACAGACCA AGCTGCTGAGAATTTTATACGGGACAAATATGATAGAAAGAAATATATGGATAAATGCATTGATATTCAGTCCTTTAGG AAAGAGAAAAGTGAGACTGTGACAAAAGAGGCTCCTGTTGTTTTTGAAAAGATGAAGCTG AAAAAAGATGAGTCGCAACAATTTAAAAACACTCCAAAGAAACAGTCACAGTCTGTCAATGACCTGTTAGGTCTAG ATGCCCCTGCTCCTCGAACTACTGTGACCAATGGGAAGCCAAGCGCTGACCTTAGCCCCGCCCTCGACCTCTTCAGCTCTCTGCCTGCTGCTGCCACCAGTTCAAACTCATCCAAGAGCACG CCCAGCTCAGGGTCCATGCCCACTGGACGGGTAGCAGCATCAGTCCCTGATAACCTCAGCCTGTTCCTTGACCCATCTACCAAAAGCGAGGACAGCGGAAAGAAGATGTCCAAAGACTCAATCCTGTCCCTGTACAGTAGTGCAACTccacaaacaaacatggctGCTCATG CTGGCATGTACATGGGTGCAACCCAGATGGCCTACGTTCCTGCTGCGGGTTATGGCCAATACCAGGCCCTAGGTGCCCAGCAGGGTATGATGGGACCTGTGATTGCTCCACAGATGAATGTACTGGGACAAACAGGTGTCATGCCGCAAACAGGAGTGGCGCCAGCTCCTCCCTACATGGCAGGGGTGCAGGGGGGCGTGATGGGAATGCAGAACTGTATGATGGGAGGCATGCCGGCAGTTCCTCAGCAGCCATATGGAATACAGCAGGCTCAACAGCTGCAGTGGAATATCAGCCAG GTGACTCAACACATGGCAGGAGTGAATCTCTACGGTGCCAATAACGTGAGTTACGGGCAGCCCATGAGCGGGGCATCCGCTCCTGCTTCAAATCAAATGCTCGGGTCACATGTATGGaagtga
- the col9a2 gene encoding collagen alpha-2(IX) chain — protein MAGYFNILKSLVLLQALCLALAQVTGPPGQPGPIGPPGPAGIPGADGIDGEKGPPGPPGPPGQKGESGEPGPDGAPGEDGIDGLIGAKGERGPRGNPGPKGKQGPSGPSGPPGPGLPGLPGAPGPIGLPGQIGSTGPKGVLGNPGPPGLPGPHGKPGPPGKFLGPEEGSADFQCPTNCPPGPKGPQGLHGVKGHKGRAGVLGDSGSIGNVGLKGNVGISGEQGIPGPPGPQGLRGYPGMVGPKGEMGPRGYKGIAGPIGIPGRPGEEGPQGPPGNSGQKGDLGDRGIRGPQGVVGKKGENGLPGIDGKDGTPGIPGIKGAAGQNGRPGAPGNQGDPGLPGMPGAKGEIGVKGDQGPRGLMGMQGPPGPQVCHITIKMYFFGSSASHVCLSSSVPQGEPGLPGEAGMEGVPGPKGDRGERGPVGLTGITGLPGSKGERGPMGIPGPQGLPGTKGDKGFQGKVGEKGDIGDPGVEGLAGEKGEKGQSGEPGPKGQEGVTGDPGYNGPAGDPGKPGDQGPPGLPGPRGNAGERGVPGMPGLQGSAGRDTSDQHIIEVVLKMLQEKLSAVAVSAKRAVLGGAGVMGPPGPPGPPGPPGPQGPHGLTGARGIPGIIGAAGQIGNIGLKGKRGAKGDRGDPGRPHPGQPGPPGLQGPPGLDGVARDGKPGERGPQGVPGEPGRPGKVGHPGLPGFCEAAACLAASAYTSPRLQEAGTVKGPST, from the exons ATGGCTGGATACTTCAACATCCTCAAAAGCTTGGTCCTGTTGCAGGCACTGTGCTTGGCCCTGGCTCAAGTG ACTGGCCCACCAGGACAACCGGGCCCCATTGGTCCCCCTGGCCCCGCAGGAATTCCTGGTGCCGACGGTATTGAT GGTGAGAAGGGCCCTCCCGGACCCCCTGGCCCACCT GGTCAAAAGGGGGAATCGGGTGAGCCTGGTCCTGATGGAGCTCCAGGGGAGGACGGTATTGAT GGTTTGATTGGGGCTAAAGGTGAGAGGGGTCCACGTGGTAATCCTGGACCAAAG GGTAAACAAGGGCCTAGTGGACCATCAGGACCACCT GGACCTGGACTGCCTGGACTTCCT ggaGCACCGGGTCCCATTGGTCTTCCTGGACAAATTGGGTCTACTGGACCAAAA GGCGTTTTGGGAAATCCTGGACCTCCAGGATTACCCGGCCCTCATGGCAAACCT GGTCCACCAGGAAAGTTTCTGGGCCCGGAGGAAGGCAGTGCTGACTTCCAG TGTCCAACCAACTGTCCACCTGGGCCGAAGGGTCCACAGGGGCTACATGGAGTGAAG gGCCATAAGGGTCGTGCTGGGGTTTTGGGAGATTCAGGAAGCATTGGAAATGTG GGTCTGAAGGGTAATGTCGGAATCTCTGGCGAACAAGGAATACCAGGCCCTCCA GGTCCTCAGGGTTTGAGAGGATATCCTGGAATGGTGGGACCCAAAGGTGAGATG GGACCACGTGGTTATAAAGGCATTGCTGGACCAATTGGCATCCCTGGACGCCCT GGTGAGGAGGGTCCTCAAGGACCACCTGGAAACTCTGGACAGAAAGGTGACTTG GGAGATCGTGGCATACGTGGTCCTCAGGGAGTTGTTGGAAAGAAAGGAGAAAAT GGTCTTCCAGGTATTGATGGAAAAGACGGCACACCTGGCATCCCCGGAATAAAG GGGGCTGCAGGACAAAATGGCAGACCTGGAGCTCCTGGTAACCAGGGAGATCCG GGTTTACCTGGTATGCCTGGAGCCAAGGGTGAAATAGGGGTTAAG GGTGACCAAGGACCCAGGGGCCTGATGGGAATGCAAGGACCTCCCGGACCTCAAGTATGTCACATCacaatcaaaatgtatttttttggcTCTTCAGCATCTCATGTTTGTCTCTCCTCTTCTGTTCCTCAAGGAGAGCCTGGGCTTCCAGGTGAAGCTGGGATGGAGGGAGTCCCAGGGCCAAAG GGTGACAGGGGTGAACGAGGACCAGTTGGGCTTACTGGAATTACTGGTTTACCG GGAAGTAAAGGAGAGAGAGGGCCAATGGGCATCCCAGGGCCTCAAGGTCTACCTGGAACTAAGGGTGACAAG GGATTCCAAGGCAAAGTGGGAGAGAAGGGAGACATC GGCGATCCTGGTGTAGAGGGTCTGGCTGGAGAAAAGGGAGAGAAG GGACAATCTGGTGAGCCTGGTCCTAAAGGTCAG GAAGGTGTGACTGGTGATCCAGGGTACAACGGCCCCGCTGGAGATCCTGGCAAACCAGGAGATCAGGGTCCCCCAGGCCTACCTGGTCCACGCGGCAATGCAGGAGAAAGAGGTGTTCCAGGCATGCCAGGACTACAGGGATCAGCT GGTCGCGACACATCCGATCAGCACATCATCGAAGTTGTCCTGAAGATGCTTCAAG AGAAGTTATCTGCAGTGGCAGTGAGCGCTAAGAGGGCAGTGCTGGGAGGAGCAGGTGTGATGGGACCCCCAGGTCCTCCTGGACCACCAGGACCCCCGGGACCTCAGGGGCCTCATGGACTAACTGGTGCCCGTGGAATCCCCGGCATAATCGGGGCCGCAGGACAGATCGGCAACATTGGCCTTAA AGGGAAGAGGGGTGCCAAGGGAGACAGAGGAGATCCCGGTCGACCACACCCTGGCCAACCGGGTCCACCTGGACTGCAAG GTCCTCCAGGTCTGGATGGTGTGGCGCGAGATGGTAAGCCAGGTGAGAGAGGACCACAGGGTGTACCGGGTGAACCGGGCCGTCCCGGAAAGGTCGGTCATCCTGGTCTCCCTGGATTCTGTGAAGCAGCTGCATGTTTGGCGGCCTCTGCCTATACTTCTCCTAGACTACAGGAGGCAGGAACAGTCAAGGGCCCGTCCACTTAA